In Ostreibacterium oceani, a genomic segment contains:
- a CDS encoding cation diffusion facilitator family transporter — protein MKTENIAINTILLSLLSNAALVIIKLVAGIFGHSYALVADAIESLTDMVSEVLVLFGLKYANKPADDNHPYGHGKIEPLITFVVVAFLVSAAGMITYQSIVNIRTPHETPAGWTLWVLGGIIVWKEIGYRWVSHRSELTHSTSLKAAAWHHRSDALTSVAAFVGICVALWMGEGYEAADDWAALVAAVIILYNAYLIFRPALGEVMDEHFYDELIDEVRHHSLSVDGVIATEKCFVRKSGMRYYIDLHAIVNGDISVRAGHQISHDLKDHLLAKIPTIADVLIHIEPEENE, from the coding sequence ATGAAAACTGAAAACATCGCAATCAATACCATTTTGTTAAGCCTATTGAGTAACGCCGCTTTGGTGATTATCAAATTAGTGGCTGGTATATTCGGGCATTCCTACGCATTGGTGGCGGATGCAATCGAGTCACTGACGGATATGGTGAGCGAGGTGCTGGTGCTGTTTGGGTTAAAATACGCCAACAAACCCGCTGATGATAATCACCCGTATGGCCACGGAAAAATAGAGCCGTTAATTACCTTTGTTGTGGTTGCTTTTTTAGTGAGTGCAGCGGGAATGATTACGTATCAAAGTATTGTCAATATTCGCACACCGCACGAAACGCCAGCGGGCTGGACGTTATGGGTATTGGGCGGCATTATTGTTTGGAAAGAGATTGGCTATCGCTGGGTTAGTCATCGCAGTGAATTAACGCACAGCACGTCGTTAAAGGCCGCGGCTTGGCACCATCGTAGCGATGCATTGACCTCGGTGGCGGCCTTTGTCGGTATCTGTGTTGCCCTGTGGATGGGTGAGGGCTACGAAGCCGCTGATGATTGGGCGGCACTGGTTGCTGCGGTAATTATTCTTTATAACGCGTACTTGATTTTTCGCCCAGCGCTAGGCGAAGTCATGGATGAACATTTTTATGATGAATTAATCGACGAGGTACGCCATCATTCGCTGTCGGTTGACGGGGTTATCGCCACCGAAAAATGCTTTGTGCGAAAATCAGGTATGCGCTACTATATTGATTTACATGCAATTGTTAATGGTGATATCTCGGTGCGCGCAGGCCATCAAATATCCCACGACTTAAAAGACCACTTGCTAGCAAAAATCCCCACCATCGCAGATGTATTGATTCACATCGAGCCCGAAGAAAACGAGTAG
- a CDS encoding phosphoribosylanthranilate isomerase yields MNQSNNTQQPNQSINLPSADVRIKICGITRQQDAEAAIACGADALGFVFYEKSKRAVTIATLDWLHTLPPFVQLTALFVNPEADWVSSVITGLPIDVLQFHGVEPEPFCRQFGKRYIKAVPMENKSAQDAMQFMAGYPSAGSFLLDNYGEQEIGGSGTQFDWSQVPDAIGKPLVIAGGLTPDNVQPVISQVKPYAVDVSSGVESSPGIKDKEKIARFVTAVKSAI; encoded by the coding sequence ATGAATCAATCAAACAACACACAGCAACCGAATCAATCGATTAATTTACCCAGCGCGGACGTGCGTATTAAAATTTGTGGTATCACGCGGCAGCAAGATGCTGAAGCGGCGATTGCTTGTGGTGCAGATGCGTTGGGGTTTGTGTTTTATGAGAAAAGCAAACGGGCAGTGACAATCGCTACCCTCGATTGGCTGCACACGTTGCCACCGTTTGTCCAGTTAACGGCGCTATTTGTTAACCCTGAGGCGGACTGGGTTAGCTCGGTAATTACTGGCTTGCCAATTGATGTGCTGCAATTTCATGGCGTGGAGCCTGAGCCGTTTTGTCGCCAATTCGGTAAACGCTATATCAAGGCGGTACCAATGGAAAATAAATCCGCCCAAGACGCCATGCAGTTTATGGCAGGCTATCCAAGTGCGGGGAGTTTTTTGCTGGATAATTATGGCGAACAAGAAATCGGCGGTTCAGGTACGCAATTTGACTGGTCGCAAGTCCCTGATGCTATTGGTAAACCGCTGGTAATTGCAGGTGGGTTAACCCCTGATAACGTCCAGCCCGTTATCTCACAGGTGAAACCTTACGCGGTTGATGTCAGCTCTGGTGTCGAGTCTAGCCCTGGGATTAAGGATAAGGAAAAAATCGCTCGTTTTGTCACCGCGGTTAAATCGGCAATTTAA
- the nhaC gene encoding Na+/H+ antiporter NhaC, translating into MEQSTESVKSPSFLLAMISLLSLVVGIGVSIVMFGLSPHIPMLFGVAVASTVALFAGSKWEVVQKGMIKGITHALPSIIILMLVGILIGVWILGGVVPTLVYYGLKVFSPGIFLFACAIICAISSSATGTSWGTTGTIGVALMGVGAGLGIPLPIVAGAVLSGAYFGDKMSPLSDTTNMAPAMVGVGLYTHIRHMMPTTGVSFGISLVAYIVIGFFYTPTGGDTTRIDTILTLLNDQFTIHPLLLLPPVIVMVLSFRKIPAIPGIAAGVVAGFVCAIVAQGVDYPSTIQAAMSGFEASTGNEDVDSLLTRGGLESMSYTISLIIVAMMFGGVMQATGQIQVIAERILKLARSTGSLIATTAFTAIGTNFLLCDQYMTLVLTGRMYESEYRDRGLAPENLSRVTEDAGTVTDPLVPWGSGGAYQSATLGVPTIVYAPFAIFCWVSPIVTILFGYMGWTIKPLSAASSTLSNDEDDIEAKAAAVVEATVETVKKA; encoded by the coding sequence ATGGAACAGTCTACAGAATCGGTAAAGTCTCCGAGTTTTTTATTGGCGATGATTTCGCTGTTGTCTTTGGTGGTCGGTATTGGTGTGTCGATTGTCATGTTTGGTCTGTCGCCACATATCCCCATGCTTTTCGGTGTGGCTGTTGCCAGTACCGTGGCGCTATTTGCGGGTAGCAAATGGGAAGTCGTACAAAAAGGCATGATTAAAGGGATTACCCATGCTTTACCCTCGATTATTATTTTGATGCTCGTGGGAATTTTAATCGGCGTATGGATTTTGGGTGGCGTGGTACCGACCTTGGTCTATTATGGGCTGAAAGTTTTTTCTCCTGGTATTTTTCTGTTTGCCTGTGCCATTATCTGTGCGATTTCATCGAGTGCCACTGGAACTAGCTGGGGAACGACAGGGACGATTGGCGTGGCGCTCATGGGCGTGGGTGCGGGGCTCGGTATTCCACTACCAATCGTTGCAGGTGCGGTGCTATCGGGTGCGTATTTTGGTGACAAGATGTCGCCACTGTCAGACACCACCAACATGGCGCCAGCCATGGTCGGGGTCGGGCTTTATACCCACATACGCCACATGATGCCGACTACAGGTGTTTCGTTTGGTATTTCGTTGGTGGCTTATATTGTGATTGGATTTTTTTATACGCCAACAGGCGGAGATACAACGCGTATCGACACTATTTTGACCTTACTCAATGACCAGTTTACCATCCATCCGTTGCTGTTATTGCCGCCTGTGATTGTAATGGTATTGAGTTTTCGTAAAATACCCGCCATCCCTGGTATTGCTGCAGGGGTGGTTGCGGGGTTTGTCTGTGCTATCGTTGCACAAGGGGTTGATTATCCGAGCACTATCCAAGCCGCGATGAGTGGTTTTGAAGCAAGCACCGGTAACGAGGATGTCGATAGTTTGCTCACCCGTGGTGGGTTGGAATCCATGTCCTATACGATTAGCTTGATTATCGTGGCGATGATGTTTGGTGGTGTTATGCAAGCCACAGGGCAAATCCAAGTCATCGCCGAGCGTATTTTAAAACTGGCGCGTTCAACGGGTTCATTGATTGCGACGACGGCCTTTACGGCGATTGGGACTAACTTTTTATTATGCGACCAATATATGACGCTGGTGTTAACGGGGCGTATGTATGAGTCTGAATATCGTGATCGGGGGCTTGCGCCTGAAAATCTCTCGCGGGTTACCGAAGATGCGGGTACGGTTACTGATCCGCTCGTACCTTGGGGGTCTGGTGGTGCTTATCAATCAGCGACTTTAGGTGTGCCGACTATCGTTTACGCGCCATTTGCTATTTTTTGTTGGGTGTCGCCTATTGTGACCATTTTGTTTGGTTATATGGGCTGGACAATTAAGCCGTTGTCTGCTGCGTCTAGCACGCTAAGCAATGATGAAGATGATATTGAAGCAAAAGCCGCCGCAGTCGTAGAAGCAACAGTAGAGACAGTTAAGAAAGCCTAG
- a CDS encoding M14 family metallopeptidase, whose protein sequence is MNQLSTYPIGTSGKPWGAAEVAQWRAQQQPSRHYQEDVVSVIESLQTDWDVTTYGEIQYGDDYFTLYALQSKDWDPDLPCALITGGVHGYETSGVLGALRFLTHDANAYTGRMNLLVIPCVSPWAYERIQRWNYDAVDPNRSFIESSPAQEAAALIHFLKPLKTQFIVHIDLHETTDTDESEFAPAKAARDGVVFEPCPIPDGFYLVANAAKPVPDFQAAIIAAVQHVTYIAVADENGCLDGTPMAARGVLNSSVQGVCADVTNAAYTTTTEVYPDSPMTTPEQCIKAQTVAVCAGLDFVLSR, encoded by the coding sequence ATGAATCAACTGTCGACTTATCCAATCGGCACCTCGGGCAAACCATGGGGTGCTGCCGAGGTGGCGCAGTGGCGAGCGCAGCAACAACCAAGCCGCCATTACCAAGAGGATGTGGTTAGCGTCATCGAGTCGCTACAAACAGACTGGGATGTAACGACCTATGGTGAAATTCAGTATGGTGATGATTATTTTACGCTGTATGCGCTGCAATCGAAAGATTGGGATCCTGACTTGCCCTGCGCGTTAATTACAGGTGGCGTGCATGGTTATGAAACCAGTGGGGTGTTGGGTGCGCTACGGTTTTTGACGCACGATGCCAACGCCTATACGGGGCGCATGAATCTGCTGGTTATTCCTTGTGTTAGCCCGTGGGCGTATGAACGCATTCAGCGGTGGAATTACGATGCGGTCGATCCTAATCGTTCGTTTATTGAGTCCAGCCCAGCGCAAGAGGCAGCGGCACTGATACACTTTCTCAAGCCCCTAAAAACTCAGTTTATTGTCCATATTGATTTACACGAGACAACGGATACGGATGAATCAGAATTTGCGCCAGCCAAAGCCGCCCGCGATGGTGTGGTATTTGAGCCATGCCCCATTCCTGACGGGTTTTACTTGGTCGCGAATGCCGCCAAGCCTGTGCCAGATTTTCAGGCCGCTATCATTGCTGCCGTGCAGCATGTGACGTATATTGCCGTTGCAGATGAGAATGGCTGTTTAGACGGGACACCTATGGCAGCAAGGGGTGTGCTGAATTCATCGGTACAAGGGGTTTGTGCTGATGTCACCAATGCGGCTTATACGACAACGACCGAAGTCTACCCCGATAGCCCTATGACAACGCCCGAGCAGTGTATCAAGGCGCAAACGGTGGCCGTCTGCGCTGGACTGGACTTTGTATTATCGCGCTAA